In the genome of Capricornis sumatraensis isolate serow.1 chromosome 4, serow.2, whole genome shotgun sequence, the window GTAAAGAGGCTGACCTCAAAACGAGTTCTGAAACACAGCCTTGTACCTACCTGAGGGTATAAAAGAAAACTAGAGAAGGCAGGGGCAGGGTTTCTCTGTGGTGCTGTGACTGTGACTTCACTCAGCCTCTCGTGGGGAAAGGTGAGGAAAATAGCACGTTCACATCAAAGCTTAAGAGACTGAATCCAAGGAAGGCTGCCTGGAGAGCGAGACCAGTCACCCTGTAGTGCTCACGCCTGGAAAGAGCTGTGGCTGGGGCCGCCTCTGACGGTAGGACAAGAACAGAACAGCACCGGGTAGCTGCCCTTAGGATATTAGGCAGAGGGATGGGTGTGATTCTCACGGACCACAGAAAGGAAAAGGGTGAGAAGAGATACACCCTGCACACAGTCACCAAAAGAGAGCTGCAATGGTTACACTAAAAGCTGACAAAACCGACTTTAAGACAAACTGGCTACTAGAGACCaaagaacatttttataaaaagtaaaccCCATGAGACCTCATCTACGGCCCAGCCcatccaacaacagcaaaacacagATTCTCTCGAGTTCACATGAAGTATTCTAGAGGACTGGCCATATGTTAGGCAGAAAACATCCTCAATAAAAAGGGTTGAAATCAAGGAAAATAGGTTCTCCAACCACGAGGGAATAACAGAAGCACACTTAGGAAAGTCTCAAATGTGTTACAATTAAATCATAcgcacccctccccccccacaaaTAAATaatgagccaaagaaaaaaaatcgtaagaaaaattagaaaatatttcagggtgaatgaaaatgtaaaaaaacaaacaaacacaaaacttatgggatgcagCTAAACCAAtgcttagaggaaaaaaattatagtttcAAATGCctgtatttagaaagaaaaaagatatcaAATCAATAAAGTCATTTTCTACCTTTAGAAACTAAAAATGAAGAGCCaactaaaccttttttttttttagtatgtggAGCTCATTCTGTATTTTGGAGTGAAAAGATGCCCTTTCAAAGCCATCTTTTGATTAACAATAATATTCCTATTTTATATAAGCAGTTGAATGTTTAGGCATACAGTTGGTAACAACATTTTCTATTATTCTGCTGGTAATGGCAGTCTTGCGTGTGTCGTCTTTTGACCTCTACTCAGCAACAGACGGCAAGTTCAGGCTGGGAACACTTCTTTATCGAGAGATAAAAGCCCACACAGCCTGTATTGGGCTTGTAACCTTGCATGGGAATACCTGCCCCTCTTTCAGGCCTCCAGaatgctcttttattttcttattctttttggccacactgcatgcaGGTCTTATTTCCTCAACCAGAcactgaacccacgccccctgcattggaagagtggagtcttaaccactgaactgccagggaagtccccagctttAAGTAACTTTGATTCTGTCCTTGTGCCTGTCCTAAGTTTAGCAAGGTGGCagattatttttacatatttatttttggagCTTTAACTGCTTCATGCCATGTTGTAATCAGAGAACTCAttccattctggtccatttttccaaatttgactTTTCTCCAAAACATGTCTGTCTTTATTGTAACTTTCATATCCTTCACGTAGGTTGGTTTTTTCCTCTAGACTTTCACTTGTTATCAACGGAAATGATCATCTGTTAGGAGCTCATTTCAGTTTATTAAAAATGGAATtcctcatttgatttttttcatgtttcttcctttataaattgggcttctctgatagctcagttagtgaagaatccacctgcaatgcaggagaccccagtttgattcctgggttgggaagatccactggagaaaagggataggctacccactccaatattcttgggcttcccttgtggctcagctggtaaagaatctgcctgcaatgccagagacccagctttgatccatgggttgggaagattccctggagaagggagcggctacccactccagtattctgaccgagagaattccacagactacaTAGATCATGGGaactccaaagagttggacactactttcacactttcactttcctttatttaattgctctttcatgtctttagtccatttttctatagaaatgtttattcttctcttaatgatttttaaaactctttatatCTATTTCATGTCAAATCTTTTGGATAACTCCCTTACTTAAAACCCTTTGATGACTTTGCTTTGATTTTaggataaaattcaaatttcttaGTAACATACAAATACACATGGTATTTACTGTCcaacacatatttgttgaatgaatactaTTCCcagaaaatataaactataagCATATGTAATACTAACATTATTACCCTGAGTAATAATATCTTACATGTGTAAAACTTTGAACATTTAATGATAGTTCTCATACTGATTGCTTGATTATTCACAGATTCCTCTAACCAGGCAGCTATCAACCAATAagtcaaatacatatattttgagCACCTATTGTTAAAAATACTGTTGTAAGGAAtgaatgggaagaaaaaagatgaaaagaaagttattttcCTTTATGGAGTTTATAATACAAATGAggagataaatatttttcatagagtataatttgaaaaagatatataCCAGGTGCCAATCAATAATGGCTGAGAGAATCTTATGAAAGCAAAATGCATGTAAAGTCTTAGATAAGGATAAAAAGAATGGTGGTATGGACCCTATGGAAGTGGTAGGGCTTGAGAAGGGGTTTATGGAACATAGGAGAAATCTAGACAGAGATGTAGAAGAGAGCATTCCAGGTAGGAAGACAGGAGAAGACAAGGTACGTCTCTCCTAAGTGTTTACCCAGCAGCCCACATATTATTCAGTGGAGCATGGAAAATAGTTCACTGTTAATGAACACTAGAAACCAAAATCAACGTCCCACTGTTTCAGAGCTTTAGAACTTGTTTCAATCAATTTTCCTTGATAAAACAGCTAGATTCCTGCCACTGTACCTCCTTCATCCTCTCTCCACTGAAGCCTGGAGCCATGAAAACCTTCTTCTTCATGTTTGCTGCCATGATTCTTCTTGGTCAGATTTTCTCAGGTAAGCGGGAAATCTTCACTGATATAAGGATGTCAGTCTGTTCAGGATCTGTCTTTTGAGAAGAAAGCTCAGCTTTCAGCAGAGTACATGACTCAGCCCTATGTCCTGAAAAGGTCCCAGAACAAACCAGTTACAGGAAATCTTTTCCTAAGCTTAGACACAAATCAGTGTGGCCACACTGATCCAGGCCACCTTCAACCAGAAGAATATCTCATTAATTTCCCTAAAAGCTCTACAAAGGGGTTCAGAGTTCTCTTTATGTTTAAATCTCTTTCCTCCTATAATCTTTGACCTAACTGCAAAGTAAGACAAAGTGATTgctttaaaatgagagaaaaagttAGAGACAAACTCCAAAAGAACTTGTTAATTTAGAGAAATGTAGCCTCCGTAGCCTAAGAGAAGCTAAACTTATGATGGTCCTTAGTCTATTTTTTCAAGTCTAACTAACTGGTACAAATCTCCTAATCCTAGATTATCCTGGACCTTTTTTCTGGCTCTTACACACTGATGGAAAATTATATCCTTTAAAGCACTAACACCTCGATTAGTTTTCTTTGAAGTCCTTGAATCCTTAGAAATGGGTTCTTTTTACTCAATACAGCCAAGACTTTATCCCTAATCTTTCTTGTTCATTCCCTTCTCAACCATCCTTCATTCCTTCTGTTATGATGCCTTTCCTCATGGGGTTCTCCATGCATCACACAGCatcttgtctatttcttcttcGTGGTTTCTGAATTGCTACACTTACTTACTGTGCAATCtggcctcagtcagttcagttcagttcagtcgctcagtcgtgtccgactctttgtgaccccatgaaccacagcatgccaggcctccctgtccatcaccaactcctggagttcactcagactcacgtccatcgagtcagtgatgccatccagccatctcatcctctgtcgtcctcttctcctcctgcccccaatccctcccagcatcagagtcttttccaatgaatcaactcttcgcatgaggtagccaaagtactggagtttcagctttagcatcattccttccaaagaaatcccagggttgatctccttcagaatggactggttggatctccttgcagtccaggggactctcaagagtcttctccaacaccacagttcaaaagcatcaattcttcggcactcagctttcttcacagtccaactctcacatccatagtacctagctttttgttgttcagttgctcagtcctgagcaactttgcaaccctgtggactgcagcatgccaagctcccctgtcccaaTATCTACTGAATGTGTGTTACCACTAATGAGAAATTGTTCTAGGGACTACAACAAAAGGAGGTAAAGTGGAGGTGAACATTAGAGTGTGGCCTTTGCTCTTTTACTTACTGTTTATTAGCCTATTATTTCTGTGTTGGTCAAAAATAGGTTGCCCATAATAACAAATAAGCATGCAATAAGTTTAGAATGCAAATATATCACAAATAACTATGATACAAAACAGTGCTCACAAGTACCatgaagaagaaaagtaaaagagaagacaCAGAAGCAGAAGTTTGTTTCCAACTGGGGAGACCaggaaaggcttcctggaaggTCGTTGTTTGCATCGcacttttgaaaattttgaaaacccGCAGGACTAGAAATAAAGAACAGGCCTGAGGAACGTTGCCCTCATGTTTCAAAGCATCTCTTGTAAAATCAGTTTCTTAACTTCGGCCTCAGTCTCTTTcttggggagctgggggtgggggcggggtgggggtgaagTCAGACAATGAGTCCAGGCTAAGGAAACGAGTTTTAAGCTGTTCTCTCCATCTCCTTCCATCCAGACTCCAGCTGATTCGAATCAACTGTACCAGGAGATGTGTAAGAGCATCTTATTTCCAAAACTCAGCTCAGACATGCTTGTTTCTCAATAAGGAGCACAGTCTAgggccaccaccaccacaacaatcACACAGAATCTCAGCATTGAAAGTGGGTTTAATGATTGATAAAAGAGGTGATGAACACAGACTATAATGCCAACATATTTGATGCCGCTCTCAGCTCCAGTCCTCATAAGATTTATGAACTCTGTGTTTCAATttatttcctataaatggaaataataacaatAGGGCATTTTTTCAAGATTAAgacattttattatattaattagAGTAGAGGCTAACTGGTTAACTTTACCTTAGAGtaatagaaaaaaaggaagtttatttctctctcacgTAAAAGTTCCAAAATAGGTAATTGAGTAGGTTGGGAAGAAGGCTCTTCTGCATCAGGTAAGCCATGCGGGGACCAGGGAGGAAGGTCAATCTTGCCATCCCAAATAGGTGACTATGTCACTGATTCTAAGATGCTCtaaaaggaaggaataaaatttGAGTAAAAGATTACACAGAAACAGCTCGTATCACTCCAGTCCTATTTCATTGGTCCAAACTCATTCACAAGGTCAGATGGAAATAGAAAACCAGAAACAGTCATCTTTAGCTAAggatctgaaaagtgaaagtgaagtagctcagtcgtgtgaccctttgcgatcccatggattatatcccatggaattttccaggcaagagtactggagtgggttgccatttctttctccaagggaatcttccctgaGCAGCCAGCCAAAACTCAGAGGCTCTACTACTTACTAACAGATGAAAGGTGAAAATGACTTCTTGGGGACAGTCTCTATATACACTGCTTAAACAGTTCCAGGGGCACTTGATGgagttaactattattattattcaattcTCATTGttcttatcattattattgttattctttGCCCCAATTCAATTTAAACATGACATGTCAATTGACTGCTCTGATGCTTGATAAATTTCAGTGATCTATAACTCACAATATCCTGAGTTCAACTTTGGACTACTGAAAATGTTTCCCTTTACTCTGAGCAGAAATCTAAgttcttgacatttttttttttccattgattagTCCTACCCTGGTGAAGATACTGGATCACTCCTCTCTTGAAACATTTTACTCTTTTCAGCTTAGTCTCTTTGTTCTGAATGAGCACACACTGCCTCAGTCGCCCTAAGGTTGCTGGTAAAGATAATATTCTGTTGATGGTATTTATGGAGCAGGCTATTGCACTATGTTTCTTTCAATCTTTATAGCAAAAGTGTGAAATTCCACAACCATATGCCAAAGTACTAATTTGCCTATAATGTACATGGCACAAGCTTTATCTTTTGTTATTTATCAGAGACTATTATTTtggagacaagaaaaaaaaatttcttggaaAAGATTGTTCACTGGAATTCAAAAGTGTATCATCTCCTCCCAGGAAGAAACATTCTGTTTGGATACGTCCAATAAAGACAACAGCAGAGGgaactctctttcatttttcctaATTGAATACAATGGAAGGACACTGTATACACTGAACCAGGGATGTAGTTCAGACACAGCTGTTTAGGTCACATCTGCTTTATCTGATAGCTGTTTAGATCACATCTGCTTTATCTGATAGCTAGATTCACACTCTGTATCTCCTTGGAATTTGGGTGACAGGGAATTCTAAGCTGGCCTGGATGGAGAAGTTTGTGGTAATTAAGTACTAGATAACTGAAGACTAAttgctttctttgctttctagCCCCAAGAAGCCTTCAAAGACAGATACGCTGTCTGAAAATGGATGGTCGCTGTGAAGTCGAATGCCTTTCCTTTGAGGATAAGATTGGGGGCTGCAGAGCTGAACTGACACCATTTTGCTGCAGAAAAAGAGTCAATAATTAAAAGCTAAGCAGCAGCTACACAGATCAAAGAGGTGAAGATACTCTGTCTTTGACCTCAGTTCAGCGAACCTCTCTGGATCTTCTCTCCTTTGTGTCTACGTCGGGATTCTCTGAAGCTGTCAGTCCAGTCTCTGATGCTGCAGGAAATACCCTTCCTAGGCTGCAAGc includes:
- the LOC138078549 gene encoding beta-defensin 107A-like; the encoded protein is MEVVGLEKGFMEHRRNLDRDVEESIPGRKTGEDKPGAMKTFFFMFAAMILLGQIFSAPRSLQRQIRCLKMDGRCEVECLSFEDKIGGCRAELTPFCCRKRVNN